A single region of the Epinephelus moara isolate mb chromosome 16, YSFRI_EMoa_1.0, whole genome shotgun sequence genome encodes:
- the aaas gene encoding aladin isoform X1, with protein sequence MCSLALFPPPLPSGQTTLCESNNELLSGTSTEDRLKQESSPLSLYFPRESLKLHSRTESSSKAAFLDHSETLWMRSAAAWRDGGFTGLLDEITNSNTEVPKWMSVISGCTLALLRWFSSFHGSLFPHLTMSSEDMLAEFSQVLKWSDCVVRAFAWHPHTDKFAVALLDDSIKIYNPKSATTPTLKHRLQRNVAAVQWKPLCASALAVACQNCLLVWHVDPCSLSTRPSSGCAQVLSHPGHSPVTSIAWSPSGSLLASASPMDTAMMIWDVASENCVPLHRVGGGGVTFLSWSPDGSHVLASTPSALFRVWETRMWTCERWPCLKGRCQSGCWSPDGSRLLFTVQEEMVIYALTFTDSPAGVPTCTSKGPQAAAVVADLSETTFNTADGDIIVGGEIQSLAWDPTGERLAVLLKGDPQAAGRPAIIAVFKTRTNPIFELLPCGFVQGDPGAEPRLMQFHPNFQHGALLTVCWSSGRITHVPFYFLSAGVPHFGLSGSPSLPRPQERPADFANQSLFTELIS encoded by the exons ATGTGCTCTCTGGCGTTGTTTCCTCCTCCGCTGCCCTCCGGACAGACCACTCTGTGCGAGTCCAACAACGAGCTGCTGTCAGGAACAAGTACTGAAGACCGACTGAAGCAG GAGTCCAGTCCTCTGAGTTTATATTTCCCCCGGGAGTCTCTGAAGCTCCACAGTCGCACAGAAAGCAGCAGCAAGGCGGCCTTCCTGGACCACTCAGAAACACTGTGGATGAGGAGCGCAGCAGCATG GCGAGACGGTGGTTTCACAGGACTACTCGATGAAATTACCAACTCAAATACAGAAG TGCCTAAATGGATGTCAGTGATTTCTGGTTGTACCCTGGCGTTGTTGAGATGGTTCTCGTCCTTTCACGGCTCCCTGTTTCCTCACCTCACA ATGAGCAGTGAGGACATGCTCGCTGAGTTTTCACAAGTGTTGAAGTG GTCTGACTGTGTGGTGCGGGCCTTCGCTTGGCATCCTCATACAGATAAATTTGCCGTAGCGCTACTGGATGACTCCATTAAGATCTACAACCCCAAAAG CGCCACAACTCCCACACTGAAGCACCGTCTACAGAGGAACGTTGCAGCAGTGCAGTGGAAGCCGCTGTGTGCTTCTGCTCTCGCTGTCGCCTGTCAAAACTGTTTACTGGTCTGGCATGTGGACCCCTGCTCACTGTCAACCAG GCCTTCATCTGGTTGCGCTCAAGTTTTGTCTCATCCTGGTCACTCTCCCGTCACTTCCATCGCCTGGTCTCCAAGCGGATCTCTCCTCGCGTCGGCCTCACCTATGGACACTGCAATGATG ATTTGGGATGTAGCTTCAGAAAACTGTGTGCCTCTTCACCGTGTTGGAGGAGGCGGGGTCACCTTCCTGTCCTGGTCCCCTGATGGCAGCCACGTCCTGGCTTCTACACCGTCTGCACTGTTCAG GGTTTGGGAGACCAGGATGTGGACCTGTGAGCGTTGGCCATGTTTGAAAGGGCGCTGCCAG tCTGGTTGTTGGAGTCCAGATGGGAGCCGACTGCTCTTCACCGTACAGGAAGAGATGGTCATCTACGCTCTGACCTTCACTGATTCACCAG CAGGCGTACCTACATGCACATCAAAAGGGCCacaggcagcagcagtggtggctGACCTATCAGAGACAACCTTTAAcacagcagatggagacatcaT CGTCGGTGGAGAGATCCAGTCTTTAGCCTGGGACCCAACAGGAGAGAGGCTCGCAGTGCTTCTCAAAG GTGATCCACAAGCAGCCGGTCGGCCTGCAATCATAGCCGTGTTCAAGACGAGAACCAACCCTATTTTTGAGCTTTTGCCCTG tGGTTTTGTTCAGGGGGATCCGGGTGCAGAGCCAAGACTGATGCAGTTCCACCCAAACTTCCAGCATGGAGCTCTGCTCACTGTG TGTTGGTCCAGTGGAAGAATAACCCACGTGCCTTTCTACTTCCTGAGTGCTGGCGTGCCCCATTTTGGCCTCAGCGGCAGTCCGTCACTGCCACGCCCTCAGGAGAGGCCTGCAGATTTTGCTAATCAGTCGCTCTTTACAGAGCTCATCTCCTGA
- the aaas gene encoding aladin isoform X2 translates to MCSLALFPPPLPSGQTTLCESNNELLSGTSTEDRLKQESSPLSLYFPRESLKLHSRTESSSKAAFLDHSETLWMRSAAAWRDGGFTGLLDEITNSNTEVPKWMSVISGCTLALLRWFSSFHGSLFPHLTMSSEDMLAEFSQVLKWSDCVVRAFAWHPHTDKFAVALLDDSIKIYNPKSATTPTLKHRLQRNVAAVQWKPLCASALAVACQNCLLVWHVDPCSLSTRPSSGCAQVLSHPGHSPVTSIAWSPSGSLLASASPMDTAMMIWDVASENCVPLHRVGGGGVTFLSWSPDGSHVLASTPSALFRVWETRMWTCERWPCLKGRCQSGCWSPDGSRLLFTVQEEMVIYALTFTDSPGVPTCTSKGPQAAAVVADLSETTFNTADGDIIVGGEIQSLAWDPTGERLAVLLKGDPQAAGRPAIIAVFKTRTNPIFELLPCGFVQGDPGAEPRLMQFHPNFQHGALLTVCWSSGRITHVPFYFLSAGVPHFGLSGSPSLPRPQERPADFANQSLFTELIS, encoded by the exons ATGTGCTCTCTGGCGTTGTTTCCTCCTCCGCTGCCCTCCGGACAGACCACTCTGTGCGAGTCCAACAACGAGCTGCTGTCAGGAACAAGTACTGAAGACCGACTGAAGCAG GAGTCCAGTCCTCTGAGTTTATATTTCCCCCGGGAGTCTCTGAAGCTCCACAGTCGCACAGAAAGCAGCAGCAAGGCGGCCTTCCTGGACCACTCAGAAACACTGTGGATGAGGAGCGCAGCAGCATG GCGAGACGGTGGTTTCACAGGACTACTCGATGAAATTACCAACTCAAATACAGAAG TGCCTAAATGGATGTCAGTGATTTCTGGTTGTACCCTGGCGTTGTTGAGATGGTTCTCGTCCTTTCACGGCTCCCTGTTTCCTCACCTCACA ATGAGCAGTGAGGACATGCTCGCTGAGTTTTCACAAGTGTTGAAGTG GTCTGACTGTGTGGTGCGGGCCTTCGCTTGGCATCCTCATACAGATAAATTTGCCGTAGCGCTACTGGATGACTCCATTAAGATCTACAACCCCAAAAG CGCCACAACTCCCACACTGAAGCACCGTCTACAGAGGAACGTTGCAGCAGTGCAGTGGAAGCCGCTGTGTGCTTCTGCTCTCGCTGTCGCCTGTCAAAACTGTTTACTGGTCTGGCATGTGGACCCCTGCTCACTGTCAACCAG GCCTTCATCTGGTTGCGCTCAAGTTTTGTCTCATCCTGGTCACTCTCCCGTCACTTCCATCGCCTGGTCTCCAAGCGGATCTCTCCTCGCGTCGGCCTCACCTATGGACACTGCAATGATG ATTTGGGATGTAGCTTCAGAAAACTGTGTGCCTCTTCACCGTGTTGGAGGAGGCGGGGTCACCTTCCTGTCCTGGTCCCCTGATGGCAGCCACGTCCTGGCTTCTACACCGTCTGCACTGTTCAG GGTTTGGGAGACCAGGATGTGGACCTGTGAGCGTTGGCCATGTTTGAAAGGGCGCTGCCAG tCTGGTTGTTGGAGTCCAGATGGGAGCCGACTGCTCTTCACCGTACAGGAAGAGATGGTCATCTACGCTCTGACCTTCACTGATTCACCAG GCGTACCTACATGCACATCAAAAGGGCCacaggcagcagcagtggtggctGACCTATCAGAGACAACCTTTAAcacagcagatggagacatcaT CGTCGGTGGAGAGATCCAGTCTTTAGCCTGGGACCCAACAGGAGAGAGGCTCGCAGTGCTTCTCAAAG GTGATCCACAAGCAGCCGGTCGGCCTGCAATCATAGCCGTGTTCAAGACGAGAACCAACCCTATTTTTGAGCTTTTGCCCTG tGGTTTTGTTCAGGGGGATCCGGGTGCAGAGCCAAGACTGATGCAGTTCCACCCAAACTTCCAGCATGGAGCTCTGCTCACTGTG TGTTGGTCCAGTGGAAGAATAACCCACGTGCCTTTCTACTTCCTGAGTGCTGGCGTGCCCCATTTTGGCCTCAGCGGCAGTCCGTCACTGCCACGCCCTCAGGAGAGGCCTGCAGATTTTGCTAATCAGTCGCTCTTTACAGAGCTCATCTCCTGA
- the map3k12 gene encoding mitogen-activated protein kinase kinase kinase 12, with protein sequence MSGTCIHEPRAPSPSLSGFSTPISEPPYRRLDGDTPACTPETDLTPTQCVLRNVLSIDTGGPGAPGGSSPTPSDGPSAHFDNSVLKLHEHEACQCGGGAEAGHSPEAGAVRSQSENIRLQSGSGGFLEGLFGCLKPVWTMIGKAYSTEHKHSHEESWEVPFEEISDLQWVGSGAQGAVFLGKFHGEDVAVKKVRDIKETEIKHLRKLKHPNIITFKGVCTQAPCYCILMEYCAQGQLYEVLRAGRKITPSLLVDWSMGIAGGMNYLHLHKIIHRDLKSPNMLITHDDLVKISDFGTSKELSDKSTKMSFAGTVAWMAPEVIRNEPVSEKVDIWSFGVVLWEMLTGEIPYKDVDSSAIIWGVGNNSLQLPVPESCPDGFKILLRQCWNCKPRNRPSFRQILLHLDIASADVLSTPQETYFKSQAEWREEVKQHFEKIKSEGTCLHRLDEELINRRREELRHALDIREHYERKLERANNLYMELSAVMLQLELKEKELQRREQSLDKKYPGLFKHHSSRQSSSSNSMDKLIKKRNVPQKLPSGKRPDILKSEVIIPKMDSSVMQVTIPACPNRSSTSPSRSRRVKTRHRKPGKGSSGDLAGLKANQSSPNRDTNAQANSSTTNTSKQLLEPSAALRGLSHEQQQRQLSSSSPDLICTTLEAEGQGKGEPSVGGLERGGSLSASAGLGGSEAGAAGLDDLTETPPRSDTPSEDAASFPFSSSPDSPCGRGAAAGRGSLGSPRLPHDGEDKEEGAGAVRLPRGASGGIGSQHLTPSAILYRAAITRKQRRGVSSEEEEGEVDSEVELPRRRRPTSITKCQSVSTFSSENLSVSDGEEGHTTDHSHSGTPDVVSTNTDDRLDDRSDDLLSQGSEIPADNTDPAQASDGLSERDGALGQAKAQLDAGQNPNESRALCDDSDCDSAELDQSGSGEPSRPPSAGAWVSPSQPYQGSPQAPHTGPP encoded by the exons ATGAGTGGGACCTGTATCCATGAGCCCCGTGCCCCTTCCCCCTCCCTGTCAGGCTTCAGCACCCCCATCTCAGAGCCCCCCTATCGAAGACTCGATGGAGACACCCCTGCCTGCACCCCCGAAACGGACCTGACCCCcacacagtgtgtcctccgtAACGTGCTGTCCATCGACACCGGTGGACCGGGGGCGCCGGGCGGCAGCAGCCCCACTCCCAGTGATGGACCCTCAGCCCACTTTGACAACAGCGTGCTAAAACTACATGAACATGAGGCCTGCCAGTGTGGCGGCGGGGCCGAGGCGGGGCACAGTCCAGAGGCTGGTGCCGTCAGGAGCCAGTCGGAGAACATTCGGCTACAATCAGGAAGTGGAGGTTTTTTGGAGGGACTGTTTGGCTGCCTAAAGCCAGTGTGGACCATGATTGGAAAGGCCTACTCCACTGAACACAAACATAGCCATGAAG AGTCCTGGGAGGTCCCTTTTGAGGAGATCTCCGACCTGCAGTGGGTGGGCAGCGGGGCACAGGGGGCCGTCTTCCTCGGCAAGTTCCACGGAGAAGACGTGGCTGTGAAGAAAGTCCGGGACATCAAAGAGACCGAGATCAAACACCTCCGCAAACTCAAGCACCCCAACATCATCACTTTCAA GGGCGTGTGCACCCAGGCTCCTTGTTACTGTATCTTGATGGAGTACTGTGCCCAAGGCCAGCTGTACGAGGTGCTGAGGGCGGGCCGTAAAATCACCCCCTCCCTCCTGGTTGACTGGTCCATGGGCATTGCAGGTGGCATGAACTACCTGCACCTCCACAAAATCATCCATCGAGACCTCAAGTCCCCAAA CATGCTGATTACACATGATGACCTGGTGAAGATCTCAGACTTTGGCACTTCAAAGGAGCTCAGTGACAAGAGCACCAAGATGTCATTTGCCGGCACCGTAGCTTGGATGGCTCCTGAAGTAATTCGGAATGAGCCAGTGTCGGAAAAGGTGGACATCTG GTCCTTTGGAGTGGTGCTGTGGGAGATGCTAACCGGAGAGATCCCTTACAAAGACGTGGACTCGTCTGCCATTATCTGGGGTGTGGGAAACAACAGCCTCCAGCTGCCCGTACCTGAGAGCTGCCCGGACGGCTTCAAGATCCTCCTCAGACAGTGCTG GAACTGTAAACCCAGGAATAGGCCCTCTTTCCGTCAGATACTTCTTCATCTGGATATAGCGTCAGCTGATGTGCTGTCCACTCCGCAAGAGACGTACTTCAAGTCACAG GCTGAATGGCGAGAAGAGGTGAAACAGCACTTTGAGAAGATTAAATCTGAGGGTACTTGTCTCCACCGGCTCGATGAGGAACTGATCAATCGGCGCAGAGAGGAGCTCAG GCATGCTTTGGACATCCGTGAGCACTATGAGAGGAAACTGGAGAGGGCAAACAACCTTTACATGGAGCTCAGCGCTGTCATGCTGCAGCTGGAGCTCAAAGAGAAAGAGCTGCAGAG GAGAGAGCAGTCTTTGGATAAAAAGTATCCAGGTTTGTTTAAGCATCACAGCTCCAGGCAGAGCAGCTCCTCCAACTCCATGGACAAACTCATCAAGAAGAGAAACGTCCCACAGAAACTCCCCTCGGGAAAGAG GCCAGACATCCTCAAGTCTGAGGTAATCATTCCCAAAATGGACTCCTCAGTGATGCAAGTCACAATCCCAGCCTGCCCCAACAGAAGCTCCACTTCTCCCAGCCGGTCTCGGAGGGTAAAGACCCGCCATCGCAAGCCTGGGAAGGGCAGTAGTGGGGACCTGGCTGGACTTAAGGCGAATCAATCCTCCCCTAATAGGGACACAAATGCCCAGGCTAACAGCTCCACCACTAACACCTCCAAGCAGCTCCTGGAGCCCTCTGCAGCCCTGCGAGGCCTCAGccatgagcagcagcagaggcagctaTCCTCCTCCAGCCCTGACCTCATCTGCACCACGCTGGAGGCGGAGGGGCAGGGGAAAGGGGAGCCCTCTGTGGGCGGGCTGGAGAGAGGGGGGAGCCTCAGTGCCTCTGCAGGGTTAGGGGGATCAGAGGCGGGGGCAGCTGGTCTAGATGATCTCACAGAAACCCCTCCGCGCAGTGACACGCCGAGTGAGGATGCTGCGTCGTTCCCGTTCTCCAGCAGCCCAGACTCGCCGTGTGGGAGGGGGGCGGCAGCAGGGCGAGGGTCTCTTGGATCGCCACGTCTGCCTCATGATGGGGAGGATAAAGAGGAGGGAGCTGGAGCTGTCAGGTTGCCCCGTGGGGCATCAGGGGGGATTGGGAGTCAGCACCTCACTCCGTCAGCCATTCTGTACAGGGCAGCTATCACACGCAAACAG AGGCGTGGAGTGTCatcagaagaggaggagggtgaagtTGACAGTGAGGTTGAGTTACCACGGAGACG ACGTCCGACGAGCATCACCAAGTGCCAGTCGGTGTCCACCTTCAGCTCAGAGAACCTCTCGGTGTCGGACGGTGAGGAGGGCCACACTACTGACCACTCCCACAGCGGCACCCCCGACGTGGTCAGCACCAACACAGACGACAGGTTGGACGACCGCAGCGACGACCTCCTCTCTCAGGGGTCGGAGATCCCGGCGGACAACACTGATCCTGCGCAGGCTTCCGACGGCCTGtcagagagagacggagcaCTGGGACAGGCCAAAGCTCAGCTGGACGCTGGGCAGAATCCCAATGAG AGTCGGGCCCTGTGCGATGACTCCGACTGCGACAGTGCTGAGCTGGATCAGTCAGGAAGTGGAGAGCCCAGTCGTCCTCCCAGTGCTGGAGCGTGGGTGTCGCCGTCTCAACCCTATCAGGGGTCTCCACAGGCGCCCCACACGGGACCTCCATAG